The proteins below are encoded in one region of Anguilla anguilla isolate fAngAng1 chromosome 3, fAngAng1.pri, whole genome shotgun sequence:
- the gpa33a gene encoding glycoprotein A33 (transmembrane), paralog a isoform X2 has product MAQRVVSAAAGLQVTTPKPLYEVARGDNVTLVCNFKPAKDQNPFVMVSWSILPETVGEKTSPVATYFSLPEETVDITPEFENRISMRTNLVSKTSELVITGVTMLENKVFECDVKIPGDDTGVLAATTQLVVLVAPSKPICKVEGKTEYGQDITLSCMSKEGSPVPTYTWKRFSVQNQPAPFPPKATEAKGLLSLFNVSMETSGFYVCTSANKIRSASCNMTLSVLPPSMNIGSTAGIIGGCVAALLLLAIIVYCCCCRKKKNEDKEYPMGTAEEAAYHEGELLKSEGGNQDDRPKSPGDSMGGDRSPRGGIVPDDRSEVRSERSYDRRNDYDDRREKYDPRDDDRRDRRDDRRDDYDDRRDRYDRRDRDPDRRDRDPDRRERYDDRRDDYDDRRDRYADRRDREPDRRDREPDPRDRESDRRDD; this is encoded by the exons ATGGCCCAAAGAG TTGTGTCAGCCGCTGCAGGACTACAAGTGACCACTCCAAAGCCCCTGTATGAGGTTGCTAGGGGCGACAATGTCACACTCGTGTGCAATTTCAAACCAGCTAAAGACCAGAACCCCTTCGTCATGGTGTCCTGGTCCATCCTCCCTGAGACAGTTGGGGAGAAGACC TCCCCCGTTGCGACGTATTTCAGCTTGCCTGAAGAGACGGTGGACATCACGCCTGAATTTGAGAACAGGATCTCCATGAGGACGAACCTCGTCTCCAAAACCTCGGAACTGGTGATCACAGGCGTGACCATGCTGGAGAACAAGGTGTTCGAGTGCGATGTGAAAATCCCAGGGGACGACACCGGGGTCCTGGCTGCCACCACCCAGCTCGTGGTGCTCG TGGCTCCCTCCAAGCCCATCTGTAAGGTGGAAGGGAAAACCGAATATGGCCAGGACATCACCCTGTCCTGCATGTCTAAGGAGGGGTCCCCCGTCCCCACCTACACCTGGAAGAGATTCAGCGTACAGAACCAGCCTGCGCCCTTCCCCCCCAAAGCTACTGAGG CAAAAGGCCTTTTGTCCCTCTTCAACGTGTCCATGGAGACGTCTGGATTTTACGTCTGCACCTCGGCTAACAAGATCCGATCGGCAAGCTGCAAcatgactctctctgtcctgcctc CCTCCATGAACATCGGCTCCACGGCGGGGATCATTGGCGGCTGTGTGGCTGCTCTGCTACTGCTCGCCATCATCgtctactgctgctgctgcaggaagaaaaaaaacgaggaCAAGGAGTATCCCATGGG GACTGCGGAGGAGGCGGCGTACCATGAAGGCGAGCTGCTGAAAAGTGAGGGCGGTAACCAGGACGACAGACCGAAAAGTCCCGGTGATTCGATGGGCGGTGACCGTTCTCCCCGCGGGGGAATCGTGCCTGACGATCGGTCCGAGGTGCGCAGCGAGAGGAGCTACGACCGGCGCAACGACTACGACGACCGTCGCGAGAAATACGACCCACGGGACGACGACCGTCGCGATAGACGCGATGACCGCAGGGATGACTACGATGACCGTCGCGACAGATACGACCGTCGTGATAGAGATCCCGATCGTCGGGATAGAGATCCCGACCGTCGGGAGAGATACGATGACCGCAGGGATGACTACGATGACCGTCGCGATAGATATGCCGACCGTCGCGATAGAGAGCCTGACCGTCGGGATAGAGAGCCCGACCCTCGCGATAGAGAGAGCGACCGCAGGGATGATTGA
- the gpa33a gene encoding glycoprotein A33 (transmembrane), paralog a isoform X3 gives MVSWSILPETVGEKTSPVATYFSLPEETVDITPEFENRISMRTNLVSKTSELVITGVTMLENKVFECDVKIPGDDTGVLAATTQLVVLVAPSKPICKVEGKTEYGQDITLSCMSKEGSPVPTYTWKRFSVQNQPAPFPPKATEAKGLLSLFNVSMETSGFYVCTSANKIRSASCNMTLSVLPPSMNIGSTAGIIGGCVAALLLLAIIVYCCCCRKKKNEDKEYPMGTAEEAAYHEGELLKSEGGNQDDRPKSPGDSMGGDRSPRGGIVPDDRSEVRSERSYDRRNDYDDRREKYDPRDDDRRDRRDDRRDDYDDRRDRYDRRDRDPDRRDRDPDRRERYDDRRDDYDDRRDRYADRRDREPDRRDREPDPRDRESDRRDD, from the exons ATGGTGTCCTGGTCCATCCTCCCTGAGACAGTTGGGGAGAAGACC TCCCCCGTTGCGACGTATTTCAGCTTGCCTGAAGAGACGGTGGACATCACGCCTGAATTTGAGAACAGGATCTCCATGAGGACGAACCTCGTCTCCAAAACCTCGGAACTGGTGATCACAGGCGTGACCATGCTGGAGAACAAGGTGTTCGAGTGCGATGTGAAAATCCCAGGGGACGACACCGGGGTCCTGGCTGCCACCACCCAGCTCGTGGTGCTCG TGGCTCCCTCCAAGCCCATCTGTAAGGTGGAAGGGAAAACCGAATATGGCCAGGACATCACCCTGTCCTGCATGTCTAAGGAGGGGTCCCCCGTCCCCACCTACACCTGGAAGAGATTCAGCGTACAGAACCAGCCTGCGCCCTTCCCCCCCAAAGCTACTGAGG CAAAAGGCCTTTTGTCCCTCTTCAACGTGTCCATGGAGACGTCTGGATTTTACGTCTGCACCTCGGCTAACAAGATCCGATCGGCAAGCTGCAAcatgactctctctgtcctgcctc CCTCCATGAACATCGGCTCCACGGCGGGGATCATTGGCGGCTGTGTGGCTGCTCTGCTACTGCTCGCCATCATCgtctactgctgctgctgcaggaagaaaaaaaacgaggaCAAGGAGTATCCCATGGG GACTGCGGAGGAGGCGGCGTACCATGAAGGCGAGCTGCTGAAAAGTGAGGGCGGTAACCAGGACGACAGACCGAAAAGTCCCGGTGATTCGATGGGCGGTGACCGTTCTCCCCGCGGGGGAATCGTGCCTGACGATCGGTCCGAGGTGCGCAGCGAGAGGAGCTACGACCGGCGCAACGACTACGACGACCGTCGCGAGAAATACGACCCACGGGACGACGACCGTCGCGATAGACGCGATGACCGCAGGGATGACTACGATGACCGTCGCGACAGATACGACCGTCGTGATAGAGATCCCGATCGTCGGGATAGAGATCCCGACCGTCGGGAGAGATACGATGACCGCAGGGATGACTACGATGACCGTCGCGATAGATATGCCGACCGTCGCGATAGAGAGCCTGACCGTCGGGATAGAGAGCCCGACCCTCGCGATAGAGAGAGCGACCGCAGGGATGATTGA
- the gpa33a gene encoding glycoprotein A33 (transmembrane), paralog a isoform X1, with product MFGGCLILALVSAAAGLQVTTPKPLYEVARGDNVTLVCNFKPAKDQNPFVMVSWSILPETVGEKTSPVATYFSLPEETVDITPEFENRISMRTNLVSKTSELVITGVTMLENKVFECDVKIPGDDTGVLAATTQLVVLVAPSKPICKVEGKTEYGQDITLSCMSKEGSPVPTYTWKRFSVQNQPAPFPPKATEAKGLLSLFNVSMETSGFYVCTSANKIRSASCNMTLSVLPPSMNIGSTAGIIGGCVAALLLLAIIVYCCCCRKKKNEDKEYPMGTAEEAAYHEGELLKSEGGNQDDRPKSPGDSMGGDRSPRGGIVPDDRSEVRSERSYDRRNDYDDRREKYDPRDDDRRDRRDDRRDDYDDRRDRYDRRDRDPDRRDRDPDRRERYDDRRDDYDDRRDRYADRRDREPDRRDREPDPRDRESDRRDD from the exons ATGTTTGGTGGCTGTCTCATATTGGCAC TTGTGTCAGCCGCTGCAGGACTACAAGTGACCACTCCAAAGCCCCTGTATGAGGTTGCTAGGGGCGACAATGTCACACTCGTGTGCAATTTCAAACCAGCTAAAGACCAGAACCCCTTCGTCATGGTGTCCTGGTCCATCCTCCCTGAGACAGTTGGGGAGAAGACC TCCCCCGTTGCGACGTATTTCAGCTTGCCTGAAGAGACGGTGGACATCACGCCTGAATTTGAGAACAGGATCTCCATGAGGACGAACCTCGTCTCCAAAACCTCGGAACTGGTGATCACAGGCGTGACCATGCTGGAGAACAAGGTGTTCGAGTGCGATGTGAAAATCCCAGGGGACGACACCGGGGTCCTGGCTGCCACCACCCAGCTCGTGGTGCTCG TGGCTCCCTCCAAGCCCATCTGTAAGGTGGAAGGGAAAACCGAATATGGCCAGGACATCACCCTGTCCTGCATGTCTAAGGAGGGGTCCCCCGTCCCCACCTACACCTGGAAGAGATTCAGCGTACAGAACCAGCCTGCGCCCTTCCCCCCCAAAGCTACTGAGG CAAAAGGCCTTTTGTCCCTCTTCAACGTGTCCATGGAGACGTCTGGATTTTACGTCTGCACCTCGGCTAACAAGATCCGATCGGCAAGCTGCAAcatgactctctctgtcctgcctc CCTCCATGAACATCGGCTCCACGGCGGGGATCATTGGCGGCTGTGTGGCTGCTCTGCTACTGCTCGCCATCATCgtctactgctgctgctgcaggaagaaaaaaaacgaggaCAAGGAGTATCCCATGGG GACTGCGGAGGAGGCGGCGTACCATGAAGGCGAGCTGCTGAAAAGTGAGGGCGGTAACCAGGACGACAGACCGAAAAGTCCCGGTGATTCGATGGGCGGTGACCGTTCTCCCCGCGGGGGAATCGTGCCTGACGATCGGTCCGAGGTGCGCAGCGAGAGGAGCTACGACCGGCGCAACGACTACGACGACCGTCGCGAGAAATACGACCCACGGGACGACGACCGTCGCGATAGACGCGATGACCGCAGGGATGACTACGATGACCGTCGCGACAGATACGACCGTCGTGATAGAGATCCCGATCGTCGGGATAGAGATCCCGACCGTCGGGAGAGATACGATGACCGCAGGGATGACTACGATGACCGTCGCGATAGATATGCCGACCGTCGCGATAGAGAGCCTGACCGTCGGGATAGAGAGCCCGACCCTCGCGATAGAGAGAGCGACCGCAGGGATGATTGA